GGCGATCGCCGCCAGCTGTCCGTCGCGCCCCGCCCCCAGGCGGACCCGCTGGCTCGATGTGGGGCGCACGCCGACGAGCTGGAAGACCTGCTGCCGGGTCAGCGCGACCTTGACCGGTTGGGCCAACGCGCGGGCGGCGAGCGCTGCCAGGATCGTCTCGGCATGGATGCCCAGCTTGGAGCCGAAGCCCCCGCCGACGAAGGGGGTGACGATGTGGATCCGCGCGGGGTCGACCCGAAGCGTGGCGGCGACCGAGCTCCGCGCCGCGTCGACGATCTGGGAGCTGACGTGGACGACCAGGTCCTCGCCACGCGGTTCCACCAGACAGGCGTGCGGCTCCATCGGCATCGAGAGTTCGTACGGGGTCGTGTAGAGCTGATCGACTCTCACGGCAGCGGCATCGAATCCGGCATCGAAATCGCCCACCGCAGTGTCGGTGGGGAGCCCGGCATTGACCACTTTCGGGATGTACGTCTCATCGTCCTCCGCAGCGAAGTCGAAACGACCCCGCCCGGTGGCGTACTCCACGTCGACGAGGTCGGCCGCCGCTCGGGCCTGCTCGAAGGTCCCGGCGACGACGAGTGCCACCGGCTCGCCGTAATAGTGAATGTCCGGGCTGGTCAGCACCGGCTGGGCGCGCCAGTATTCGAACGAGACGGACTCATCGCGCGGGCCCTGCTCCGGTGCATTGTGATGGGTCATCACCATGTGTACGCCGCCCGCGCGTTCGGCGTCCTCGGTGTCGATCCGGGTGATGCGGCCTTTGCCGATCGTCGCGCCGACGATGACACCGTAGAGCGGCCGGCCGGCCTCCCCGTACTCGTAGGCGTAGGTGGCCCGGCCGGCGACCTTCAGCGGGCCGTCAACGCGGTTGAGAGCTTGCCCGATCATCTCGCCTCCTCAGCTCGACCGGGCCGCTTGTGCCAGCGTGCGGCACAGCGTGCGCTTGGCCAGCTCGATCTTGAAGTCGTTGTCGCCCTGCCCCACGGCGTCGCGCAGCGCGGCCTCGGCGGCGTCGCGATAGGTGGCCAAGGTGGCGGGACGGCCGGCCAACGCGGCCTCCGCCTCGTGGGAACGCCAGGGCTTGTGCGCCACACCGCCGAACGCCACCCGCGCCGCACTGATCGTTCCCTGGTCGGTCGAGACGACAGCCGCCACGGAGACCAGCGCGAACTCGTACGACGCCCGGTCGCGCACTTTGCGGTAGATCTGCCGGCCCGGTGGGGGAGGGGGCAGGATCACACCGGTGATCATCTCGCCGGGCCCGAGCACGGTCTCGATGTCCGGTGTAGCGCCCGGCAGTCGGTAGAAGTCCGTGATGGCGACGCGGCGTACCGTTGCGGCGGCGTCGAGCAGCTCGATCTCCGCGTCCAGCGCGGCCATCGCGACGGCCATGTCCGAGGGGTGGGTGGCGATGCAGGAGTCACTGGCGCCGAGGATCGCGTGAATCCGGTTGAACCCGCCGATCGCCGAACAACCGGTGCCGGGACTGCGCTTGTTGCAGCCCGCGGCGGTGTCGTAGAAGTAGGGGCAGCGGGTGCGCTGCAACAGGTTCCCCCCGGTGGACGCCTTGTTGCGCAACTGGCCCGAGGCGCCGGACACCAGCGCCTGCGACAGCACCGGATAGCGGGTGCGGACGCGGGCATCGGCGGCCACGTCGGAGTTCGCCGCCTGGGCGCCGATCCGCAGTCCGCCGTCCGGCAGTTCCTCGATCTCCCGCAACGGAAGCCGGCTGATGTCGACGAGATGGCTGGGATGCTCGATGCCGAGCTTCATCAGGTCGAGCAGATTGGTGCCGCCGCTGATGAACTTCGCGCCGGTTCTGGACACCGCGGCGACGGCGGCCTGCGCGTCCGTCGACCGCTCGTAGGTGAAGGGCCTCATGCCGGGCCTCCCCCCGCGATGCCACGGATGGCCGCGACGATGTTGGGATACGCGGCGCACCGGCAGATGTTGCCGCTCATCCGCTCCCGGATCTCCTCATCGGTCAACGCGATTCGCGACGAGGCCACGTCGGCAGTGGCGTGGCTGGGCCAACCCGCCTCCACCTCGGTGAGCATGCCGACGGCCGAACAGATCTGGCCGGGAGTGCAGTAGCCGCACTGGAAGCCGTCACACTCGACGAAGGCGCGTTGCATGGGGTGCAGGTCATCGGGAGCGCCCAGGCCTTCGACCGTCACCACCTCGTCGCCCTCGTGCATGACAGCGAGCGTCAGACAGGAGTTGACGCGGCGGCCGTTGATCAGCACCGTGCAGGCGCCGCATTGGCCGTGGTCACACCCCTTCTTGGTCCCGGTCAGGCGCAGATGCTCGCGCAGCGCGTCGAGCAGCGAGGTCCGCGGATCCACCTGCAGCCGCCGCACCTGATCGTTGACGCTCAAGGTGATCGCCGGCAGCGGGGTCATCTCGCCCTGGCTCTGCCCCGCGGCGCCCCTCTCTGAATCGCTCATCACAGCCCGCCCTCCTCGCTGGGTGCGGTGTCACGCTGGATATGCCTCACCACTGTCGGGCGCGCTCCCCTGGCCCCCAGGGTCTCGCAAAACCATGACCGTCGCACCGCGAGGATTCCTTGTCACCGGGAGAGGGGCGGTGTGCCCGGCCACCGGCCTCACGCGGTGTACCTGGTCACCTACCGGACGGAACCTCGATCCCGCTCCCCGCACTCGTGGACGACCTGGTCGTGCCGTTGGCCCGCTACGGAGAAGGCGCCTCGTCGGCCTCCTTGGACTCGACGCGTCCGAGCGGGTCGGAGCCGGCCGTCAGCGCCTCACACGCTGCGGGCCAGGCCACATCCCCGGGGTAGAGCTCGGTACGGAGATAGGCCCAGGTGAGCCGCTGGACCACAGAAACGCGCCCGGGCTTCTCGTCCGTGGTCTCGGCGACGTCGTATCCGGAGACCCCGCCGAGCCCGTGCTCTGCGTCGAACAGGGTGAGCAGGGACTTGGGGCCCGGGGAGAGGAAGTACGGATCGGTGTGCCACTCCGGGCCCCGAACCGTCAGGTGGGCAGAGGCGTCCTTGTCGCCGGCGACCACGAGCGTGGGGGTCGTCATCGCGGAGAAGTCCGTGGTCAAGAAGAACGGAAGATTCCCGGCCACGGACTCGGTGAGAGCATCGCCGCCTCTGCCGGGCGCGGCAAGCAGTACACCCGCCTTGATCCGGGGCTCGGCCAGGTTCACTTCCGTTCCGTCGTGCGGATCCGTGAGCCGGGCGCCCAGCAGCAGGCTCGCGGTGTGCCCGCCCATCGAATGCCCGGCCACGGCCACTTTGCTCCGGTCCACGCGCCCGACGAGCTGCGGGACGGCGGCCTCGATCACGTCGAGCCCGTCGAGGACGCGCGTCATGTCCTCGGCCCGTGACCGCCAGTACAGCGGTGCCCCGGGGGTAGCGGGATCCAGGCTCAGTGTCCTCGAACTCAGGTGGGTGGGCTGGATCACGACGAAGCCGTGCGCCGCCCAGAAGTCGGCGAGGGGGGCGTAGCCGTTCAGCGAGGAGAGGTTGTTCGAGTAGCCCTGACCGTGCGAGAGGAGGATGACCGGCAGGCCGCTCCCGGTCATGGGCGCGGAGACCCGTACCTCCAGGTCCACGGCCCGGCCGGGAGCAGACAGCACCACCGGGCTGACCGAGAGGACGGGAGCGGGCGAGCTGAAGGCGTCGGCTGTGGAGGGCGATTCATTCATGAGGCGTATTTCCCTTCGATGGCCTCTGCTGCCGGTCCCGTTCGGACGGCGGCGGGCGAGGCGGTCGGGAGCGTCTTCGGTATCAGCGGAGCTGAAAACGGAACGATGTTCCGGTTAACATACGGAGCGGTGTTCCACTTTGTCAACGGCCGCCGGGGGAGCGGTGCATGGGTGCCCGCGACAAGCCCCTACGGGTGAGGTGCCGGCCCGAAGCAAGGGCGCCGACGCGCTGCGCACGACCAGCAGACGCGGTTCAACTGGCCGCGCACAGGCCGCCGTTCTCGACTGGATGCGAGCTGCGGCGAGGCGAGAGAGCCGTTTTCAAGAAGCAGGCTGTGCCTGATCGGTCGGGACGTCATCATGGTGGGCGTGATGCCTGATCCGCGCAGTGCACCGCCACCCCTCCCGGGCGGGCCCTCGGCCGGGGACGAGTCCGAGGCGGACCGTGAGCCGCCGGCGGTCCTGGAGCTGTACAAGCTGGCCGTGGAAATGGCCGACCGGGTGTCCGCGCGGCGGGGCCAGGCGAACGTCTTCTTCCTCTCCATCCAGACGGCCTTCGTCAGCGTGATCGGCGTGGCCTTACCGAATCTGCGACATGATCCGCTGTGGGTCGCGCCGGTCATCGCCCTGGCGGGGGTGGCGATCTCGATGACCTGGTGGCTGCAACTGCGTAGCTATCGCGACCTGAACCGCGCGAAGTTCGTGGTCATCCACGCGATCGAGACGCAGCTCCCGGTGCGGGTCTTCACCGATGAGTGGGCGCATCTGACGCGCGCACCTGCGATCCCCAGAAGGGTGCGCTACGCCGAACTCGGTTTCAGTGAGCGGATGATCCCCTGGATCTTCGTTCTCTTGCATGGCCTGCTGTGCTTGGGCAGGCTGCTCGCATGACCTACCTACGTGACGACGCACGACTCATCAGGTCCCACCTGCCCCCGCACGCCCGGCCGCCGCAAGACGCCGAGGCGCTGTTCCTCCTGTACGCGGTGCTCATGCGGGCCAAGGGCGAGCACGTCACGGAGGCGGATGTGCACGACGCCTGGGCGGCCTGGACGGAGATGCGCAACCCGGACCACGCCGCGCTCGTACCGTTCGATGCCCTGGATGAGGCGACCCAGCGTCAGGATCTGCCATATGCCGAGGCCATTCGGGCCGCAGCGGGTGAGCGCGGAGTGTCCGGGGCGCCGTGATGCGTACGGCCGACCACCGCCGCTTTCACCGCCGCGCGCCGCGCACACCCGTCCTTCACGCTGCGCTCCGAACGACCCTCTGGGTCTGCCATGCAGTGATGCGCCGGATGATGACAACGACCAGCACACCGGCGGCTGCGTCGAGCATCGTGCCCAGGGTGGACAGGTTCGCGGCGCGCAGCAGCCCCTCCTCGGTGATCTCCTCCGCCAGGTAGAACTGTGCGACGGACCGGCCGATGATCGTGCTGGCCACGAGCAGCGCCCACCAGACGACGACCAGGCCGCCGGGGACCGGCCGCCGGGCCGCGCTGGCCTTCCAGATGTCCGAGACGACCTGGTACGGAACCCACAGGTTGGCCACCGGGATGAACCAGCCGCCGACCACCCAGCCCCGGGACCGACGCTGGGCCGCGGTACCGCCGAACAACTCGGCGTTGACCCGCGCCCGCCACAACCAGACCAGGAACACCACGCCGGCGGAGATCCACACCACGAGCGTCGTGATCGACACCAGGCTGGAGAAGGAATCGGCCGCCTCGAGGTCCGCGACCGTCGCCGTCCCGGCCTTGAAGTCGTGGACGACGTGGTAGATGCCCCAGTCGGACACCGAGGCCAAGACTTCTCCCACGAGCACCAGCACGATCAGTGTCGCCGCGGCGGCCGCCGTGCCGGTCACCGTCCTGTACCGCTCCGGACCGGCCGGGCTCGCGCTCGTAGGTGTGCCCTGCTGCGAACCGTCCATGATTCCCCCGAATCCCGTGCAACGGCTGAACAAGCCTTGCGGGACACTACTCCGCAGTGGCCTGACATGTCCCCCGTTTCCAGCTTCTGGGGGCGTGCGGGGCTGTCACGCTGACGCCCCGGTGAGGGGAGGCCGGCGCTACCGGAGGCCGAGAGCTTGCAGCGCCCGGAACACGAGCCACAACACCAGGCCCACGGCCACGACCAGCGCGACGCCTTTCCCCAACGCCGTCTGCATGGCGAAAGAAGCCCTCAACACCATCGTCCGCCTACGCACCCCCACCGACGCCAGAGCCGCCTTCAAGGCGCGGACCGTCTGGTGCGCGGGCGTGCTCAGAGTCATCGACACCAGACCGGCTTCTTTGCCGCGGGCCACGAGGCGCGCGAGCCTGCCCCGCCGTCGCGTGGCGCCGGGCACGCGCCCCACCGGGTGCACCCGGGGCGTCCACTCGGGGTCGAAGGCGATGACCGCGGAGATCCAAGAGCCGCCCGCGGTCACCTCGTTCAGCCGGGACGGCGTCGGCAGGTGCTCGTCCAGCCGCTCGGCCACGCCCGGCAGTCCGCCGGGCGCCAGCAGGACCAGCTTCCGCGCGGGCTGGGTGGCGCGGGCCTGCCCGACCTCCCACCACAGCCCCTCGCCCAATCCCAGGCCCAGCACGATGAGTTGGGACAGCTCCATCAGCCGCAGGACCACAGGCTGCCAGTCGTCCTGCGGCAGATAGAACCGCGCCGCCCCCAGGTGCGGCAGCGGCTCCCCGGGTCTGCCCACCGCGATCACGGGGCCGAAGGCGCCCAGCGCCCCTGCGAGCTGCTCCTCCCGCGAATGGAGGTTGACCGGCGCCCCGTCGTCGACCCTGGCCGCGGTGTCGTCGTCGGCGAAGCTGCGCAGGTAGAGCACGGGTTGACGGCCGTCGGCCAGCAACGCCTGGGCCGCGCTGCGCGCCGAGCGCGGGCGGCAGTGGCGCAGGGTCAGGACACCGGCTCCCAGCGCGGCCAGGCCGCCGAGCAGCAGGAGCACCTGCGTCTCCAACGGCAGCTTGTAGCCCCGCTGCTGCGCCATGGTGACCGCGAAGGTGCCCGTCGCGAACAGCGCGTATCCGGCCCAGCTGCCCACCAGGAACACCGGTCGCCGCCACCACGGCTGATGCGGGACGAACCGGCTGACCACGTCGACGATTTCCGCGGCGCCCGATCGGCGACGTTGCCGCAGCCAGAGCGTGGGCACCAGGAGCACCCCGGCGGGCACCGCCCAGTACAGCGCGGCCGCTGTCGATGAGCTGACTTCCCGGTCGAGCCCCGCACGGTCCTTTTCGATCTCCGCGGCCAGCCCGGCGACATGCTCGCGGGCCAGGGAAACCCTGCCCTCCTCGGCGTAGCCGGCGGCGGCGGAGATCACCGACCGGCTTCCCCCCGACGGGGCGTTCTGCTGGAACCAGGCGTCGCTCCGCAGGAGGTGAGCGCGTGCGGACAGTGGCCCGTCGGCGTAGTGGTCCAGCGCGGCGACGAAGGCAGCAGCCCGCGACGGGGCGTCGCCGAAGCGGTCGCGGGCCCGCAGGTCCAGGAACGCGGTGACCGCCATGTGCAGCGCGATGTAGGTCGTGACGACCGTGATCGCCGTGATCAGCCGGGCAAACGCCCGTAAGCCGGAAGACACCTCAACCCACCCCAACCCACCTTGTTCACCTAGCCGGAGCACTTGCCGGAGCATCGCCGTCAGGCGCCGAGCGCGTCCAGTGGTACCACCTCGCTCCTCAGACCGTGGCCGGTTTCCGGGCAGAGCCCCGAACCAGGCGGCTACCGCGGGGTGTTCGCCGGTGTTCGAGCCCGTTTGCTGTTGCATCCGTCGGAGGCGGTCCAGCGGCGGGCGGAGGGGTATCACGCGCCCGCACCCCCGCCGCTGCCTCCTGCTCGGGCCACCGGCAGCAGTCCGCAGCCCCAGTCCGCAGTCCGCCCTGACGTGCACCGCCGGGCGCAAGTGAACATCGGGGGAACGGGACGCAACACCCTGGTGAAGGGCAGGGGTTCCGAAGAACCGGGGCGCTCGCGAAAGCGCTCTTTCGATCTCGCCCTCTAGGGCGTACGCCTGGGCACGTCGTGGCGTTCAATGCGCCAATTACCTTTATATGAATGTGCTTGACCATGGCTTGACCTCCGGGCGTGAGGTAATCTCCAGGCAAAGAGGTGTTCGCGGTAGCCAAGTGGGCCGCCGACGCGTTGACGCAGTGGCACGCATGCGGTCGGGCCAACGGCCGCATCAATCGGGGGAGATGCGCTGATGGAGTGGCGACGGATCCCACCCGATGCCGGGCGCCGGTCGACACAGTCGCTCCCGGACCACAGACGTTCCCGCTCCTACTGCTATGCGGTGGTGACGCGCTCCGCGCTGTAGACGCGAGCGCCGTCCCCTCTCGGGTCGCCTCTTCGCGTCAACGATGACGCGGGAAGCGCCGGCTGTCCGCCCTTCGGACACGCCGGCACACGTCCCTTCCACTGATGACCTGAACACACCGCGCCCCAAGCACGCTTGTGGGCGCAGGAGAAAGGCCACCATGAAGTCCCTGGTTGACAACGCACGATCCTTCACGACGCACGTCACGGAGCGTGCCGAGGAGTTCCGCGCCCTCGAGGCCGGTCAGAGCCCAGAAGTTCTCTTCATCACCTGTTCCGACTCACGCGTGGTGCCGTCCCTGATCACCGGCGCACGGCCGGGGGAACTGTTCGAGCTGCGGACGGCGGGCAATATCGTGCCCGAGTACAGCAGCGACCGGCCCAGCGGCGAGACGGCCACCATCGAGTACGCCGTGCGGGTGCTGGGCATCCGCGACGTCATCGTGTGCGGACACTCCCACTGTGGGGCGGTCAACGCCCTGGTGAGCGGGGACGATCTCTCCGGCGTGCCCGCCGTACAGGGCTGGCTGGAGCACGCGGCCTCCCAGCCCGAGACGACCACACCCCCTTCCCCCGACCTGGCAGAGGCGGTCCAGCGTCACGCGGTCGCCCAGCTGGAGCGGCTGCACGCCCACCCCTGCATCGCGGAACGGGTCGAGGCGGGATCTTTGAGGGTGCACGCCTGGTACTACGAGGTGCACACCGGTGCAGTGAAGGAGTACGAGCCGGGCGACAAGTCCTTCCGGCCGCTGTGACCCGCACCCGCCCGCCCCACGGGCCTCCGCGTACCCCTCCCTTTCCGCTTCCGCTGTGCGAGGAAGTCCACTGATGCTCTCCACCCTCAAAAAGACCGCAGACCTGCGGCGTGACGTCCTCTCCTCCCTCGTCGTCTTCCTGGTCGCCCTGCCCCTGTGCGTGGGAGTGGCCGTAGCCTCCGGAGTGCCCGCCGAACTCGGCCTGATCACCGGCATCGTCGGTGGCCTGATCGTCGGCTTCCTGCCCGGCAGCAGCCTCCAGGTCAGCGGTCCTGCCGCCGGCCTGACCGTCCTGGTCTTCGAGGCGGTCCAAGAATTCGGCCTCGGCGTTCTCGGGGCCATCGTGTTGATCGCCGGTCTTGTCCAACTCGCCCTGGGAGCCCTGCGGTTCGGGCGGTTCTTCCGTGCGATCACGGTAGCCGTCGTCCAGGGCATGCTGGCCGGCATCGGACTGGTTCTGATCTTCGGTCAGCTCTACACCATGGCCGACGTCAAGCAGCCCCGCTCCGGGATCGACAAGATCTTGGGAGTGCCACACCTGGTCACCGAGATCGCCACCTCCAGCGATGCGCTGACCGCGTTCGCCATCGGGGCGGCCACCATCGCCGTGCTCGTGCTGTGGAAGAAACTCCCCTCCCAGGCCCAGATGGTTCCCGCACCGCTTGCCGCGGTCGCCCTGGCCACGGCCGCTACCGCGGTTGCCGGCTGGTCCGTGCCCCGCGTCGAGGTACAAGGACTCCTCTCGGCCATCCAGCCGCCCGGCATGGCCGACTTCACCTCGCTTGCCAGCCTCGCCGGTCTCGGTACGGTGCTCGCCTTCGCTCTCATCGCCTCGGCCGAGAGCCTCTTCAGCGCCGCCGCCGTCGACCGCATGCACGACGGCCCACGCACCGACTACGACAAGGAACTGATGGCCCAGGGCGTGGGCAACACCGTCTGCGGCATCCTCGGCGCCCTGCCCTTGACCGCGGTCATCGTGCGCAGCGCGGCCAACGTCCAGGCCGGGGCCAGGACGAAGCTCTCCCGCATCCTGCACGGACTGTGGCTCGTGCTGTTCGCCGCCCTCCTGCCCGCCGCGATCGGCATCATCCCGCTGGCCGCGCTCGCCGGGGTCCTCGTCCATGCCGGCTGCAAACTCGTCCCCGTCAAGGACCTCCTGCCCCTGTGGCGCGCGCACCGCGGCGAGGCCGTTGTCCTGGCCATCACCGCGATCGCCATCATCACCACCAACATGTTCGAAGGCGTCCTCCTCGGCCTCGCCCTCGCCGTGATCAAGTGCGCCTGGGAGACCTCGCACCTCCACCTCGACGTGCACGAGGCGACCGGTGGCCGGCTCATCGTCACCCTCACCGGTTCGGCCACCTTCCTCCGTCTGCCCCGGATGCTGGAAACCCTCGAAGCGTTGCCCAAGGACCGCCCGGTCGAGCTGGACCTCTCCGAGTTGCGCCACCTCGACCACGCCTGCCGTATGACGTTGGAGAACTGGGCGGAGCAGCGGGGAACCACGATCGGGATGCTCGCGAAAGTCTGACCCCGGCCACGCATGCCGAACGCGCGGCCTGCGGGCAGCCGGCCCGCACAGCAGACGCGCATGACTCATGCACGGTGCTGCCCCTCGCCCGGCATCGGGCGAGGGGCGGAGCGGCGAGTCGTCACTCAGGGTCGGAATCGCGGCTGATCGAGCGGGCTGCGGGCCCCGGCCCGGTGTGTAGCCGAAGGTTCTGCCCCGAAACCAGTTATCTGGAGCGATGGTCTGCGCTGGCCGACCGACCTTCGTTGCCGAAATGGACTGGTGGGCACTGTGGGACACGAAGCGAAGAAGAGAACCCCCTACAAGGGCACATCGTCGAAGGCGATCCTTCATCAATACGACTTCTTGGGTGACTTCTACCGGCTGACCCTGGGACCCGAGCTCGTCTTTTCCTACGGCATGTGGGAGGAGGACGACACACTCGACTCGGCTCAGGTCCGAAAGCTCGATCACCACGCCGAGGCGGCCCGCGCCGTGGGCGCGGAACGTGTGCTCGACATCGGCTGCGGGTACGGCAGCCTCCTGCGCCGGCTGGTGGAAACCCATCACGTCGAGCACGCGGTAGGGATCACCATGAGTCCCGCCCAGGCCGCGTGGGCCCGTGACCAGCACTGGCCGGGCTGCGAGGTCCGGGTCGAGAACTGGTTCGATCACGAACCGGGCGGGCCCTATGACGCCATCATCGCGATCGAGGTGATCGAGCACTGCGCCGGGAACACCATGTGGCGCACCCAGCGCGTCGCCCGGTACCGGGAATTCTTCCAGCGCTGCCA
This Streptomyces decoyicus DNA region includes the following protein-coding sequences:
- a CDS encoding FAD binding domain-containing protein; protein product: MRPFTYERSTDAQAAVAAVSRTGAKFISGGTNLLDLMKLGIEHPSHLVDISRLPLREIEELPDGGLRIGAQAANSDVAADARVRTRYPVLSQALVSGASGQLRNKASTGGNLLQRTRCPYFYDTAAGCNKRSPGTGCSAIGGFNRIHAILGASDSCIATHPSDMAVAMAALDAEIELLDAAATVRRVAITDFYRLPGATPDIETVLGPGEMITGVILPPPPPGRQIYRKVRDRASYEFALVSVAAVVSTDQGTISAARVAFGGVAHKPWRSHEAEAALAGRPATLATYRDAAEAALRDAVGQGDNDFKIELAKRTLCRTLAQAARSS
- a CDS encoding 2Fe-2S iron-sulfur cluster-binding protein; protein product: MSDSERGAAGQSQGEMTPLPAITLSVNDQVRRLQVDPRTSLLDALREHLRLTGTKKGCDHGQCGACTVLINGRRVNSCLTLAVMHEGDEVVTVEGLGAPDDLHPMQRAFVECDGFQCGYCTPGQICSAVGMLTEVEAGWPSHATADVASSRIALTDEEIRERMSGNICRCAAYPNIVAAIRGIAGGGPA
- a CDS encoding alpha/beta hydrolase family protein, whose amino-acid sequence is MNESPSTADAFSSPAPVLSVSPVVLSAPGRAVDLEVRVSAPMTGSGLPVILLSHGQGYSNNLSSLNGYAPLADFWAAHGFVVIQPTHLSSRTLSLDPATPGAPLYWRSRAEDMTRVLDGLDVIEAAVPQLVGRVDRSKVAVAGHSMGGHTASLLLGARLTDPHDGTEVNLAEPRIKAGVLLAAPGRGGDALTESVAGNLPFFLTTDFSAMTTPTLVVAGDKDASAHLTVRGPEWHTDPYFLSPGPKSLLTLFDAEHGLGGVSGYDVAETTDEKPGRVSVVQRLTWAYLRTELYPGDVAWPAACEALTAGSDPLGRVESKEADEAPSP
- a CDS encoding RipA family octameric membrane protein, whose amino-acid sequence is MVGVMPDPRSAPPPLPGGPSAGDESEADREPPAVLELYKLAVEMADRVSARRGQANVFFLSIQTAFVSVIGVALPNLRHDPLWVAPVIALAGVAISMTWWLQLRSYRDLNRAKFVVIHAIETQLPVRVFTDEWAHLTRAPAIPRRVRYAELGFSERMIPWIFVLLHGLLCLGRLLA
- a CDS encoding DUF7701 domain-containing protein, with product MTYLRDDARLIRSHLPPHARPPQDAEALFLLYAVLMRAKGEHVTEADVHDAWAAWTEMRNPDHAALVPFDALDEATQRQDLPYAEAIRAAAGERGVSGAP
- a CDS encoding DUF4328 domain-containing protein, yielding MDGSQQGTPTSASPAGPERYRTVTGTAAAAATLIVLVLVGEVLASVSDWGIYHVVHDFKAGTATVADLEAADSFSSLVSITTLVVWISAGVVFLVWLWRARVNAELFGGTAAQRRSRGWVVGGWFIPVANLWVPYQVVSDIWKASAARRPVPGGLVVVWWALLVASTIIGRSVAQFYLAEEITEEGLLRAANLSTLGTMLDAAAGVLVVVIIRRITAWQTQRVVRSAA
- a CDS encoding carbonic anhydrase — its product is MKSLVDNARSFTTHVTERAEEFRALEAGQSPEVLFITCSDSRVVPSLITGARPGELFELRTAGNIVPEYSSDRPSGETATIEYAVRVLGIRDVIVCGHSHCGAVNALVSGDDLSGVPAVQGWLEHAASQPETTTPPSPDLAEAVQRHAVAQLERLHAHPCIAERVEAGSLRVHAWYYEVHTGAVKEYEPGDKSFRPL
- a CDS encoding SulP family inorganic anion transporter; this encodes MLSTLKKTADLRRDVLSSLVVFLVALPLCVGVAVASGVPAELGLITGIVGGLIVGFLPGSSLQVSGPAAGLTVLVFEAVQEFGLGVLGAIVLIAGLVQLALGALRFGRFFRAITVAVVQGMLAGIGLVLIFGQLYTMADVKQPRSGIDKILGVPHLVTEIATSSDALTAFAIGAATIAVLVLWKKLPSQAQMVPAPLAAVALATAATAVAGWSVPRVEVQGLLSAIQPPGMADFTSLASLAGLGTVLAFALIASAESLFSAAAVDRMHDGPRTDYDKELMAQGVGNTVCGILGALPLTAVIVRSAANVQAGARTKLSRILHGLWLVLFAALLPAAIGIIPLAALAGVLVHAGCKLVPVKDLLPLWRAHRGEAVVLAITAIAIITTNMFEGVLLGLALAVIKCAWETSHLHLDVHEATGGRLIVTLTGSATFLRLPRMLETLEALPKDRPVELDLSELRHLDHACRMTLENWAEQRGTTIGMLAKV
- a CDS encoding SAM-dependent methyltransferase — protein: MGHEAKKRTPYKGTSSKAILHQYDFLGDFYRLTLGPELVFSYGMWEEDDTLDSAQVRKLDHHAEAARAVGAERVLDIGCGYGSLLRRLVETHHVEHAVGITMSPAQAAWARDQHWPGCEVRVENWFDHEPGGPYDAIIAIEVIEHCAGNTMWRTQRVARYREFFQRCHSWLRPAGRLSVQANAWNERGWLASLVLPPQQLTPDRSGGTREGLGFKDILGGVKNVREGLHASRKVYPECFLPTRDELIEASRGLFGIVEERSDPDDGVATVRSWLEKAEANRVRGAELIGESAVSDIIREQKTALRFLREGRFTVVRMVFEKL